The genomic DNA GCCAACTCACCTCCCCCACTCGGACTCTAGGCTGTTCCCCTTCCTCCAGAGGGGCACTAAGGAGCTAGCCTTGCCCCCCTCCTTTtgctcctccctgcccccacccccaaggttctggttcatctTTTCCTCTGTTCACAAACTACCTCTGGAcagttgtgttgtttttttgttgttcaatGTTCATTCTTAGATACCCACCATTGCTGCTGCTACCAGCGCCAAGAGTTCATCCTCCCTTTCTGCCTGCATTCTCCCCAGACACTCTAGGGGAAAGGGGGGCTGGGGCGCAGCAGGCTGGTTACCAACCACCCCAGGGAAGATGGGGCCCTGCCCCTTGGATGCTGCAGCAGAGTGAGGAGGTGGGCCCATTTTGATGGGAAAAGGGTGTAGGTCCACCTCCCCCCCTTGttctgtgggggaggggtggccagTATTTGTCCCGGCCTGGGGCTCCCCCTCTGGTTTCCTATTTGCAGTTACTTGAATAAAAAAGCCTTTTCTGGACACAGTTTCTGGTGTGAGGTGGGGGTTAGCAGGGCATAAACCAGTCAAGAGGGGTAAGGTGCTGCAGGCAGCTTGCTCTTCCCCACACAGCCAGGGCAACTTGAAGCCACAAAagtttatttacaaaatatatacactggatACTATACATCTGAGCCTGTCACCATGGGAACAACTTCAGAGGCCTCTTGGATTATGCAAAACCAACTCCAAGCAGGCTAGAGGAAGCAAAGctgtcacccagccacccactcTTTAAGTGCCAGGCCGGCTTGGCCTGGCACCAGCCAAGGGTGCTTCCCCAATAGATACCCTGCACCTGTCTGGGTGGgtagcatggggggagggagcatGACCAGTCTACGTCTTGATGTCCAGCAAGGGCACCCTCTTGTGCTGGTAGCTGCTCTGCCAGCCGCGAACCACCTGTGAGGAGGAGAAAAGCAAACGGCTCCAGCCACCCTGTTGCCCAGCATTTACTAGAGGTATCTGGCCAGTCCAGTGAGGGCAGAACAGTCTCCAGTTGCAGTGCTGTGCTCGACTGAGAATGTTCTCACCTTGGGGTCGCCCACGTCAGACAGCAACTCTTGCTCAGCCTCATGGAGCTCTTCCGCGGGGTCGTAGCTATACATGGGGAGCAGGTGGTGGCGCAGCCTGTCCACCCTAGGGAATGGGGAGGGGGGCGAGGCTCAGCCCAGGCCCTGTTTCATCTGACACTGGTGCCTGCTCCCCTCCCGCAAGCTAGAGATCCCCTAGGCCATCACAGGGCCTCTCCAGTGACTATCAAAGCCTGGCAGAGGGGACACTCACCGCTGCTTCTTCTGCATGTACATCACCTGTAACAGAGACATGGGACTGTGGAAGCCGGGAGGTCAGCGTGGCCCATCCTGAGGACCCAATTCCACTCCCTTAAATTACAGCTGAGATGCTGTGGGCACCAGGCCAGGCCCACCCAGCAGCTGCCTTAGCCACGTCTGATGTGAGGGCTCCTTaccacagccaccaccaccccgacCAGGGTGATGAGGAAGAAAGGCCCCAACACATAGCCCACCATGGAGTCACTGTTGGCCTGGGGGGCATTGGGCACTGTCGTGTTACTCATGACATCAGTAGCCAGATGGCTGAGTGGTCTGCATGAGCAGCGGTGGCCTCGGGAGGGCGCCTCCCCTGGgctccctggggaggaggaagCGAGGTTATCAGTCGTACTTAGTGGTGACAGGCAGGTTTGCATCCCTCCCCAAGGGCTGGAGTGGAGATCCAGGAGAACTTAAGGCGGAACGCTGGGATGAAACACCCAGGTACCCATGGCTCTGAGCACCAAGGGGAGGCAGGCCCAGGTCCCACCGGGCCCGCCTGCTTCCTGCCCAGGGCGCAGGCACTCGAGGGTGTGGCCCAGCTCAGGTGCCCGCTAGACGTTTGCAGAAGTCAACTGAGGGGGGCGGGGAGGGTTAAGGCCGAATGGAGGAAGAGGCTGGACAGGAGGCGCCTGCCTGCTCTCGTCCCCACTGCAGGCTCGGCGCTCCCGGCCTGCGCTCCCCACCCTCCTGCCCCCTGACGCGGCCCTGGACACGGCCCTCGGCTCCGGTCTCGGGTACTGGGGGGGACACGATCTTCTGGGTGATGTCACCGGCCTCCAGCACCCGGGGCTCCGCCCATGTCCCTCCCCTCGGGGCCGGCTGACAGGCAGAGGTGAGCGGACGGACGGCTCGCATCCGCGGGAACCAGACGGCCCAAGCTCCTGTCCCGGACTCCGGGGGAAGCGGAGCGGACTAACTGCCCCGCG from Cricetulus griseus strain 17A/GY chromosome 1 unlocalized genomic scaffold, alternate assembly CriGri-PICRH-1.0 chr1_0, whole genome shotgun sequence includes the following:
- the Smim29 gene encoding small integral membrane protein 29 isoform X4, which produces MSNTTVPNAPQANSDSMVMYMQKKQRVDRLRHHLLPMYSYDPAEELHEAEQELLSDVGDPKVVRGWQSSYQHKRVPLLDIKT
- the Smim29 gene encoding small integral membrane protein 29 isoform X3, which encodes MSNTTVPNAPQANSDSMVGYVLGPFFLITLVGVVVAVVMYMQKKQRVDRLRHHLLPMYSYDPAEELHEAEQELLSDVGDPKVVRGWQSSYQHKRVPLLDIKT
- the Smim29 gene encoding small integral membrane protein 29 isoform X1, which codes for MQTCLSPLSTTDNLASSSPGSPGEAPSRGHRCSCRPLSHLATDVMSNTTVPNAPQANSDSMVGYVLGPFFLITLVGVVVAVVMYMQKKQRVDRLRHHLLPMYSYDPAEELHEAEQELLSDVGDPKVVRGWQSSYQHKRVPLLDIKT
- the Smim29 gene encoding small integral membrane protein 29 isoform X2, with protein sequence MQTCLSPLSTTDNLASSSPGSPGEAPSRGHRCSCRPLSHLATDVMSNTTVPNAPQANSDSMVMYMQKKQRVDRLRHHLLPMYSYDPAEELHEAEQELLSDVGDPKVVRGWQSSYQHKRVPLLDIKT